Proteins from a single region of Orcinus orca chromosome 20, mOrcOrc1.1, whole genome shotgun sequence:
- the RPL13A gene encoding 60S ribosomal protein L13a: MAEGQVLVLDGRGHLLGRLAAIVAKQVLLGRKVVVVRCEGINISGNFYRNKLKYLAFLRKRMNTNPSRGPYHFRAPSRIFWRTVRGMLPHKTKRGQAALDRLKVFDGIPPPYDKKKRMVVPAALKVVRLKPTRKFAYLGRLAHEVGWKYQAVTATLEEKRKEKAKIHYRKKKQLMRLRKQAEKNIEKKIDRFTEVLKTHGFLV, translated from the exons GTCCTGGTTCTCGATGGCCGAGGCCATCTCCTGGGCCGTCTGGCGGCCATCGTGGCTAAGCAGGTGCTTCTGG GTCGAAAGGTGGTGGTTGTGCGCTGTGAGGGCATCAACATTTCTGGCAATTTCTATAGAAACAAGT TGAAGTACCTGGCATTCCTCCGCAAGCGGATGAACACCAACCCCTCCCGTGGCCCTTACCACTTCCGAGCCCCCAGCCGCATCTTCTGGCGGACAGTGCGAG GCATGCTGCCCCACAAGACCAAGCGAGGCCAGGCCGCTCTGGACCGCCTCAAGGTGTTTGATGGGATCCCGCCACCCTATGACAAG AAAAAGCGGATGGTGGTTCCTGCCGCCCTTAAGGTTGTGCGTCTGAAGCCTACACGGAAG TTTGCCTACCTAGGGCGCCTGGCTCATGAGGTTGGCTGGAAGTACCAGGCAGTAACGGCTACActggaggagaagagaaaggagaaggccaAGATCCACTACCGAAAAAAGAAGCAGCTCATG AGGCTACGGAAGCAGGCCGAAAAGAACATAGAGAAGAAAATCGACCGATTCACAGAGGTCCTCAAGACCCATGGATTCTTAGTCTGA
- the RPS11 gene encoding 40S ribosomal protein S11: MADIQTERAYQKQPTIFQNKKRVLLGETGKEKLPRYYKNIGLGFKTPKEAIEGTYIDKKCPFTGNVSIRGRILSGVVTKMKMQRTIVIRRDYLHYIRKYNRFEKRHKNMSVHLSPCFRDVQIGDIVTVGECRPLSKTVRFNVLKVTKAAGTKKQFQKF; this comes from the exons ATGGCGGACATTCAG ACTGAGCGTGCGTACCAAAAGCAGCCGACCATCTTTCAAAATAAGAAGAGGGTTCTGCTTGGAGAAACTGGCAAGGAGAAGCTCCCGCGATACTACAAGAACATTGGTTTGGGCTTCAAGACACCGAAGGAG GCCATCGAGGGCACCTACATCGACAAGAAATGCCCTTTTACTGGTAATGTCTCCATCCGAGGGCGAATCCTGTCTG GTGTGGTGACCAAAATGAAGATGCAGAGGACCATTGTCATCCGCCGAGACTACCTGCACTACATCCGGAAGTACAACCGCTTCGAGAAGCGCCACAAGAACATGTCTGTGCACCTTTCCCCCTGCTTCAG GGACGTCCAGATTGGTGACATTGTCACAGTGGGCGAGTGCCGGCCCCTGAGCAAGACGGTGCGCTTCAACGTGCTCAAGGTCACCAAGGCTGCCGGCACCAAGAAGCAGTTCCAGAAGTTCTGA